Within Flavobacterium pisciphilum, the genomic segment TTATTTCAAAACTGGTAACCCAAAAGCACTAGAATGCATAAACAAATCAATAGAAATAAGAAAGAAGTTAAATGATGACTTCGGATTAACCACAAGTTATTTACATCTTGCTGAATTATATGCGGACTTAAATAATAATCTCGCAAATAAATATGCAAATTTAGCCTATCAAAAAGCAACCAAAGTCAATAATATTGATGACCGACTACATTCATTACAACTATTAATAAAAAAATCTGATGGTGAAAAATTAAAAAAAACAACTCTCCTTTATTTAAAAATAAACGATAGTATTATTAAAGCCAGACAGAAAGCTAAAAATCAATTTGCAAAAATAAAATACGATTCTAAACTGGATCGTGAAGAAAATTTAAAACTGAAAACACAAAAAGCAGAGAATGCATTGCAATTGGAAAAGGTTAAAAACAGAAACTTAACCTTATATATTATAATTGGACTGGTTTTAGGATCTATTTACTTTCTTTATTACTATTTAACAACAAAAGGGAGACGAGAAAAAACCGCAGCAATATATGAGTCTGAAACTAGAATTTCTAAAAAACTACATGATGAACTTGCCAATGATGTATATCACACCATTGTTTTAGCAGAGACTAAAGATCTATCCACATCTGAAAACAAAGAAATTCTCCTTTCAAATTTAGATACTATATACACTGGAACCAGAAACATTTCAAGACAGAACAGTACTATCGATACTGGAGAAAACTTCGAAAATGAATTAAAAGAAATACTATCTAGTTATAATGGCGATAAAACTAACGTAATTATAAAAAATAATAATGACATTAATTGGTCAAAAATTCAATCTGAAAAGAAAATTGCAATTTACCGTGTCTTACAAGAATTACTTGTCAATATGAAAAAACACAGCCAATGTACTTTTGTTGTTATTGGTTTTGACGAAAATGAGAAACAAATACAAATACAATATTCTGACAATGGAATTGGTTTTAGTAAGAAAATGAATTTAAAAAATGGTCTCAAAAATGTGGAAAACCGTATTCACAACATAAAAGGAACTATTACTTTTGAGTCAGAGCCTAATAAAGGATTAAAAGTAAAAATTTCATTTCCAAAATAATTCAAGTAATATGTTTACAAAAGTTTTAATAGCAGAAGATATAGATTTTAATGATATAGCAGTTGTACAAGTCCTTCGAGAACTAAGTGTACCCGAAATAGATTATGCTAAATATTGTGATGATGCCTTACTTAAAATGAAAAAAGCTCACTTTGATAATAATCCTTATCAATTATTAATTACTGATTTGTCTTTTAAACCAGACCACAGAGTAAATAACTTAAAATCTGGCGAAGAACTTATCGCTGCTGTAAAAGAATTATTTCCAGAAATAAAAATAATTGCATTTTCTATTGAAGATAAATCCTACCGTATAAAATCTTTGTTTGACAAATTTAATATCAATGGCTTTGTAATGAAAGGACGCAATAGCATTTCTGAATTAAAAAAAGCCGTACAAAATGCTTTTAATTCTGACGAAAAATACCTTTCACAGGAATTAAACTATATTCTACGTGACAAAACTGCAAATGAAATAGACAATTATGACATTCAACTTATCAAATATCTGTCTATAGGTATATCTCAGGAAAATATGGAGAGTAAGTTTAAAGAAATGGGAATCACTCCTAACAGCAAAAGCACAATCGAAAAACGCCTTAACAAGCTTAAGATTTACTTCAAAG encodes:
- a CDS encoding tetratricopeptide repeat-containing sensor histidine kinase; the protein is MKLQKVHFPIFILVLILTISSCKKESDLIEPKKNNTAYSNYLSIADKHFENQIYDSAFYYYNKSKLACNANENEKIIYSLLKMTVIQQIQGDYFGSETSVTEAIPFFTKTTNHYYKCAVYNNLGINYERLNEYDDAIYNYNQAIKFAEVELQKDILNNNIAVVYQGKNNHKEAENILSNLSKKKNILDNPENHARILDNLGYSYFKTGNPKALECINKSIEIRKKLNDDFGLTTSYLHLAELYADLNNNLANKYANLAYQKATKVNNIDDRLHSLQLLIKKSDGEKLKKTTLLYLKINDSIIKARQKAKNQFAKIKYDSKLDREENLKLKTQKAENALQLEKVKNRNLTLYIIIGLVLGSIYFLYYYLTTKGRREKTAAIYESETRISKKLHDELANDVYHTIVLAETKDLSTSENKEILLSNLDTIYTGTRNISRQNSTIDTGENFENELKEILSSYNGDKTNVIIKNNNDINWSKIQSEKKIAIYRVLQELLVNMKKHSQCTFVVIGFDENEKQIQIQYSDNGIGFSKKMNLKNGLKNVENRIHNIKGTITFESEPNKGLKVKISFPK
- a CDS encoding response regulator transcription factor — encoded protein: MFTKVLIAEDIDFNDIAVVQVLRELSVPEIDYAKYCDDALLKMKKAHFDNNPYQLLITDLSFKPDHRVNNLKSGEELIAAVKELFPEIKIIAFSIEDKSYRIKSLFDKFNINGFVMKGRNSISELKKAVQNAFNSDEKYLSQELNYILRDKTANEIDNYDIQLIKYLSIGISQENMESKFKEMGITPNSKSTIEKRLNKLKIYFKANNPTHLVAIAKDLGLV